In Pedobacter sp. W3I1, one DNA window encodes the following:
- a CDS encoding DUF3098 domain-containing protein: MAEKKTGPVVKDVKSELVFTKKNYQLLLISIAIVAVGFILMMGTTGNIYDFRRTLLAPIVVLAGFAFGIYAILKK, translated from the coding sequence ATGGCAGAAAAAAAAACAGGTCCGGTTGTAAAGGACGTTAAAAGCGAATTGGTTTTTACCAAAAAAAACTATCAGTTATTATTAATCAGTATTGCAATTGTAGCAGTTGGCTTTATATTAATGATGGGCACTACTGGTAATATTTATGACTTCAGAAGAACTTTATTGGCACCGATAGTGGTGTTGGCGGGTTTTGCTTTTGGCATTTATGCGATCCTAAAAAAATAA
- a CDS encoding ABC transporter permease produces MEEFEVSDASKKTKTVYISTIISIALVLLMLGLLGLVLVHAKNLSNYVKENIVLNIIVDEGAKEADVLAFQKELNANAAVKQTQYVNKELAARNLTQDLGEDFVNFLGYNPLTSTFDVYLKAEYANNKSIDALKASISKNPVVKEVVYQSSLIDMVNKNINTIGLIILAFAALLLIISIALINNTIRLAIYSQRFLIKSMQLVGATKNFIRRPFLLYAALHGLIAAFIAIIILLATLIYARKEVPEIIILNNYQEFGFVFIGLLIVGIFITGISTWFAVSRYLRLKSYHLYR; encoded by the coding sequence ATGGAAGAATTCGAAGTAAGTGATGCATCTAAGAAAACCAAAACCGTTTATATTTCGACTATAATCAGTATTGCCTTGGTTTTACTAATGCTGGGGCTACTTGGTTTGGTACTTGTACATGCCAAAAACCTGTCTAACTACGTTAAAGAAAACATCGTTTTAAACATTATTGTTGATGAGGGTGCAAAAGAAGCTGATGTTTTAGCCTTCCAGAAAGAGTTAAATGCAAATGCTGCGGTAAAACAAACCCAATATGTAAATAAAGAGCTTGCCGCAAGAAATTTAACCCAGGATTTAGGTGAGGATTTTGTTAACTTTTTAGGATACAACCCACTAACTTCTACCTTCGATGTGTATTTAAAAGCAGAATATGCGAACAACAAAAGCATCGATGCCTTAAAAGCAAGTATTTCTAAAAACCCTGTAGTTAAAGAAGTGGTTTACCAAAGTTCTTTAATTGATATGGTAAACAAAAATATTAATACCATTGGTTTAATTATTTTAGCCTTTGCAGCATTACTACTGATCATTTCTATCGCCCTGATTAACAATACAATAAGATTAGCAATCTACTCGCAGCGCTTTTTAATTAAAAGCATGCAGTTAGTTGGTGCAACGAAAAACTTTATTCGGCGTCCTTTCTTATTGTATGCTGCTTTGCATGGCTTAATTGCCGCATTTATTGCCATCATTATTTTATTGGCAACTTTAATTTACGCCCGCAAAGAGGTACCTGAGATTATCATTTTAAATAACTACCAGGAATTTGGCTTCGTATTTATAGGCCTTTTAATTGTAGGTATTTTTATAACAGGTATTAGTACATGGTTTGCAGTAAGCAGATATTTACGTTTAAAATCTTATCATCTTTATAGATAA